One window of the Pseudomonas lurida genome contains the following:
- a CDS encoding sulfurtransferase TusA family protein yields the protein MTDAVAFDAELDASGLNCPLPLLKAKLELNRLASGAVLKVIATDAGSQRDFRTFAKLAGHTLLHEEDVAGVYRYWLRKA from the coding sequence ATGACCGACGCTGTAGCCTTTGATGCCGAACTCGATGCCAGTGGTCTCAATTGCCCTTTGCCCTTGCTCAAGGCCAAGCTGGAGCTCAATCGTTTGGCCAGTGGCGCAGTACTCAAGGTGATCGCTACGGACGCGGGCTCCCAGCGTGATTTCCGTACGTTTGCCAAGCTGGCCGGCCACACCCTGTTGCATGAAGAAGACGTCGCCGGTGTGTACCGTTACTGGTTGCGCAAGGCCTGA
- a CDS encoding peroxiredoxin, which produces MAVVIDKPVADFEAQATSGQTFSLAALKGKQVVIYFYPKDSTPGCTTEGQGFRDQYAAFKAANTEVFGVSRDSVKSHENFKGKQEFPFELISDKDEAVCQLFDVIKLKKLYGKEYLGVDRSTFLIDSEGVLRQEWRGVKVPGHVDAVLAAAQALNKA; this is translated from the coding sequence ATGGCAGTAGTCATCGACAAACCCGTAGCCGATTTCGAAGCCCAGGCCACCAGCGGCCAGACCTTCAGCCTCGCCGCCCTCAAGGGCAAGCAAGTGGTGATCTACTTCTACCCGAAGGACAGCACGCCAGGCTGCACCACCGAAGGCCAGGGCTTTCGCGACCAATATGCAGCATTCAAGGCAGCCAACACCGAAGTGTTCGGCGTGTCGCGAGACAGCGTGAAGTCCCACGAAAACTTCAAGGGCAAGCAGGAATTCCCCTTCGAGCTGATCAGCGACAAGGATGAAGCGGTTTGCCAGCTGTTTGATGTGATCAAGTTGAAGAAGCTGTACGGCAAGGAATACCTGGGCGTGGATCGCAGCACCTTCCTGATCGACAGCGAAGGTGTGCTGCGCCAGGAATGGCGTGGCGTGAAAGTGCCGGGGCACGTGGATGCCGTTCTGGCCGCGGCGCAGGCTTTGAACAAGGCTTGA
- a CDS encoding AI-2E family transporter has protein sequence MFKVLRDWIQRYFSDEEAVVLAVLLFLAFTAVLTLGGMLAPVLAGMVLAYLMQGLVTTLERLRLPGGVAVGLVFALFMSLLVLFIVVVLPLLWHQLITLFNELPGMLAKWQSLLLLLPERYPHLVSDEQVLQAIDVARGEIGKFGQWALTFSLSSLPLLVNIMIYLVLVPILVFFFLKDRAMIGRWVRGYLPRERALITRVAEEMNRQIANYIRGKVIEIIICGGVTYIAFIALDLNYAALLALLVGISVVVPYVGAVVVTVPVTLIALFQWGWSDQFIYLMAVYGIIQTLDGNVLVPLLFSEAVNLHPVAIICAVLLFGGLWGFWGVFFAIPLATLFKAVLDAWPRQEPVVAPLL, from the coding sequence ATGTTCAAAGTGTTACGAGACTGGATTCAGCGCTACTTCTCCGATGAGGAGGCCGTTGTGCTGGCGGTCCTGCTGTTCCTGGCCTTTACAGCCGTGCTCACCTTGGGTGGCATGTTGGCGCCGGTATTGGCCGGGATGGTGCTGGCCTACCTGATGCAGGGCCTGGTGACGACGCTGGAACGCTTGCGCCTGCCGGGCGGGGTCGCGGTGGGGCTGGTGTTCGCCTTGTTCATGAGCCTGTTGGTGCTGTTTATCGTGGTGGTATTGCCACTGCTATGGCACCAACTGATCACGCTGTTCAATGAGTTGCCGGGCATGCTCGCCAAGTGGCAGTCGCTGTTGCTGCTGTTGCCGGAGCGTTATCCGCACCTGGTGTCGGACGAGCAGGTGTTGCAAGCCATCGACGTGGCGCGCGGCGAGATCGGAAAGTTCGGCCAGTGGGCGCTGACCTTTTCCCTGTCCAGCCTGCCGCTGCTGGTCAACATCATGATCTACCTGGTGCTGGTGCCGATCCTGGTGTTTTTCTTCCTCAAGGACCGCGCCATGATCGGGCGTTGGGTGCGTGGCTACTTGCCGCGCGAGAGGGCGCTGATCACTCGCGTGGCCGAAGAGATGAACCGACAGATCGCCAACTACATCCGTGGCAAGGTCATCGAGATCATTATCTGCGGAGGCGTGACCTATATCGCCTTTATTGCCCTGGACCTGAACTACGCAGCCTTGCTGGCTTTGCTTGTAGGGATTTCGGTCGTGGTCCCGTATGTCGGCGCCGTGGTGGTGACCGTGCCCGTGACGTTGATCGCCTTGTTCCAGTGGGGGTGGAGCGACCAGTTCATTTACCTGATGGCGGTGTACGGGATCATCCAGACCCTGGATGGCAACGTGCTGGTGCCGTTGCTGTTCTCGGAGGCGGTCAACCTGCATCCGGTAGCGATCATCTGCGCAGTGCTGCTGTTTGGTGGGCTGTGGGGGTTCTGGGGCGTGTTCTTTGCGATCCCGCTGGCGACGCTGTTCAAGGCGGTGCTGGATGCGTGGCCACGGCAAGAGCCGGTAGTTGCACCGCTGTTGTAG
- a CDS encoding glycine cleavage system protein R, protein MSTPTVREQFLVISALGANPMELTNVLCRASHENRCAVVTSRLTRHGECSALVLQISGTWDALARLETGLPGLAKKHDFTVNVVRSAALENRPQALPYVAYVSSAYRSDIVNELCQFFIDHNVELENLTCDTYQAPQTGGTMLNATFTVTLPAGVQISWLRDQFLDFADALNLDALIEPWRPQNPM, encoded by the coding sequence ATGTCCACCCCCACAGTTCGCGAACAATTCCTTGTTATCAGTGCCCTCGGCGCCAACCCCATGGAGCTGACCAACGTCCTGTGCCGCGCCAGCCATGAAAACCGCTGCGCCGTCGTGACCTCCCGCCTGACCCGCCATGGCGAGTGCAGCGCGCTGGTCCTGCAGATCTCCGGCACCTGGGATGCCCTGGCGCGCCTGGAAACCGGCCTGCCGGGCCTGGCCAAGAAGCATGACTTCACCGTCAATGTAGTGCGCAGTGCGGCCCTGGAGAATCGTCCCCAGGCCCTGCCGTATGTGGCGTATGTCAGTTCGGCCTACCGCTCGGACATCGTCAACGAGCTATGCCAGTTCTTCATCGACCATAACGTCGAGTTGGAGAACCTGACCTGCGACACCTACCAGGCTCCGCAAACCGGCGGCACCATGTTGAACGCCACCTTTACCGTGACCTTGCCGGCTGGCGTGCAGATCAGCTGGCTGCGCGATCAGTTCCTGGATTTCGCCGATGCCCTGAACCTCGACGCCTTGATCGAGCCATGGCGCCCACAGAACCCAATGTAA